CGACATTCTGGCGATACGCGACGCGCTCAACGAGGTCATCAAGGACAGATTGGAGAAACTGAAATCGCTCGGCGTGTCGAACACGACGAGTCCGGACGTCTCCCAGAAGCAGTTGAACGGGATGCGCGCGGAACTCCAGAAGCTGATGAACAACGACCAGTCGGAGGGCTACAAGGGGATGTCCACCCACGCGGAGGTGATGAAGCTCCGGCGGGCGGTCGAACTGGTCGAGACCCAATCGGTGGAGTCCGTCCGCCGCTACTTCGAACGGCAGCGCAACGCCGCGCAGTCGTCGGGGGCGTCGAAGGCGAGTCAGCGACTCGTCGCCGAACCCAAAGTCAGAGAGGCGATGCGGAAGGCCGAGTCGTTCGACGGCCTGCACCCGAAGTTCTCCCGGACCCGAATCCTCCTCGCGCAGACGCTCGGTATCGAGGGCGGCCAGCGCGTCATCGTCTTCACCGAGTCGCGCGACACCGCCGAGGCGCTCACGGAGTTCCTCTCGGCGTCGTTCGACGTGCGGCGGTTCGTCGGACAGGGCGACCGGGAGGGGTCCGACGGGATGACCCAGAAGGAACAGCAGGAGACGCTCGACGAGTTCAGAAACGGGGAGTTCGAGGTGCTCGTCTCCACCTCCGTCGCCGAGGAGGGGTTGGACGTGCCCGAAGTCGACCTCGTGCTCTTTTTCGAGCCCGTGCCGACGGCGATTCGCTCCATCCAGCGGAAGGGGCGGACCGGCCGGCAGGCCGAGGGGCGCGTCGTCGTCCTGATGGCCGAGGACACCCGCGACGAGGCGTACTTCTGGATTTCACGGCGGCGAGAGAAGGAGATGAAGTCCGAACTGCGCGACCTGAAGGGCGTCGCCGACGAGGTGGAGGAGGAACTCGACGACTCCCAGAAGGGGTTGGACGCGTTCGGCGGCGGGTCGAGCGGAGGCGACGGGGGTGCAGCAACAGAGAACCGGACGGACGCCGCCGCGGCGGGAGCGAACGGCCAGTCGGGCCTCGCGGCGTTCTCCGCGGCGGACGAGGAGGTGGCCCGCGCCGAGGACGACGGGGACGAGGACGAGGGCGACGGGGACGACTCGGGCGATACCGACGCGAGCGAACCCGAGGGAACCGTCGCCACCGCCGGACGCGACGACGACGTCGTCGAAATCGTCGTCGACCAGCGGGAACTGGACTCCGCCATCGCGAAGGACCTCTCGACGCGCGACGGCGTCGAGACTCGGTTGGAAACGCTCGCCGTGGGCGACTACGTGCTCTCGGACCGCGTCGCCGTCGAGCGCAAGTCCGTCTCGGACTTCCTCGACACGCTCACCGGGGGCGACCGCTCGCTGTTCGAGCAGGTGGGCGACCTCTCGCGGGCGTACGCGCGCCCGCTGTTGATTCTCGAAGGTGAAGGCCTCTACGAGGAGCGGAACGTCCACCCCGGCGCCATCCGCGGCGCCCTCGCCTCCCTGGCCGTCGACTTCGACGTGAGCGTCCTGCAGACGCGCGACGAGGCGGACACGGCGGAACTGCTCCTCACCGTCGCCTCGCGCGAACAGACCGAGCGCGAGCGGTCGGTGAGCGTCCACGGCGGCAAGAGTCAGAAGACGCTCACGGAACAGCAGGAGTACGTCGTCTCCTCCATCGCCGATATCGGTCCCGTCACCGCGCGCAACCTCCTCGAAGCGTTCGGTACCGTCGAGGCGGTGATGACTGCCCGCGAGGACGACCTGCTGGACGTGTCCGGAATCGGAGAAGTCACGGCGGAGCGAATCCGGGACGTCGTCGGGTCGAGTTACGAGTAAGAAAACGAAGCACGGACGAGCGACTTAGTATCTGGACGGACAGTCATCTATCTCGGATATCGTAGCAACGACTATATGTTATCCCAGCGTGCTTACACGATGTATGAGTCCCGACCTCCCTCCCGGCGCGGTGCGGGCGTTCTACGGTACCCCGCAGCACGAGACGCGTTCGTCGACCGACGCCGAGCGGGCACGCGTCGCCTCCGTCTCGTCACCGCCCACCGACCGCGAACTCCGTTCGTACGCCGAGCGTTCCGCGTCGACGCCGACGGAGGGGAGAACGGGCACGAACTCGGACTCGGACTCCCGGCGGTCGAACCCCGAAGAACGGCGCGCTCACGCCGACACGCTCCGTCGGCGGGCCGAACGTGAACGCACCGACGAGGAGTCCCCGGCGTCGCGCCTCGGCGCCCGGGGTATCATGGTGCGGTGGTGACGGGGTCGACGTGCCCCACTAGTACGTGACCGAACTGCCGCCCTTCGACCGAGCGGCGTCTCCCTCGGCCGACTCCGGCGGCTTCGACGACGGCGAACGCCACGGTACGGTCGCTGCGGCCGGAACCGTCGACGGGTGGGGACATCGAACGTGCGCTTCGCAGAGCGACCGAGAAAGAGGTGTAGTGCCGTCTACCGGTCCAGCGCGTCCAGCGCCTCGGCCGCTTCGCGGGCCGCTTGGAGGTGCGCCGTCGCCTGCTGCGGTTCCTCGGTGGCGGTCGACCGTCGCGCGTGTTTCGTTATCGCCTGCAGGAGCGCCTCGCGCGCGCCCTGCATCGACCCGCTAGCCGAGTCCGCTCCGCTGACCGCTTCCGCCGCGGGCTCGGTCGACCCGCCCGTCGGTGCGGTCGACGACGTCCCGACGGCCGCTTCGGTTCCCGGCTCCCTCGCCGTCTGCTCGGACGCGGCGGTTCCACCGCTCGACCCGCCGGCCCGCGCGTTCTCCGCACCCGTGCCGGACGCGCCGCCCGCGTCGGCGACTCCCGACGGTACGTCCCGTTCGGGTTCCGGCGTCGGCACCGACTGCGCCGCCTCGCCGGTCGCCTCGCGGCCCTCCGCCGCTTCCGACGCGGCCTCGGCCGGAGCCTCCCCGGCCTCCCCGTTGGCCACCTCCGCGGCGGCGGCGTCGGCCGTCTCGGCCGCCGCGTTCGCCTGCTCGTTCTGGCAGTTCGGACAGAACTCCGTCCCCTGATAGCGGAAGATGGGCGTCCCGCACTGGTTGCAGTGCTTGTTCGTCATCGTCGCCCCCTGCAGGAGGAGTTCGCTCATCCGCTGGGTCTCCTCGCGGCGCTCCGCGTCCTTCTCGTACTTCTCGCGGAGGCGCTGTCGCTCCGCCTCTTTGTCGAAGTCGCTCATACCTCGGCGGAGGGGACGTGCGTCGAAAAACCCACCGGGACCCGACGACTCGGCCGACCCGGCGGACCGCGTCCCGTCCCCGTCCCCGTCCCGCCCCCGTTTTCGACAGACGACGAACACTAATACGACGATAGAGCGTCGGAGGAGCCGGTTCCGAAGCGTTTAATCGGAATCCGCCGCGTCCTTTACGTGGTATGACGAAAGTTAGCGTGGTCGGTGCGGCCGGGACGGTCGGCGCAGCCGCCGGGTACAATCTCGCGCTTCGGGACGTCGCCGACGAACTCGTCTTCGTCGACATCCCGGACATGGAGGACAAGACGGTCGGGCAGGCGGCCGACACGAACCACGGCATCGCCTACGACTCGAACACGGAGGTGTATCAGGGCGGCTACGAGGACACGGCGGGGTCCGACGTGGTCGTCATCACCGCCGGCATCCCGCGCAAGGAGGGACAGACCCGCATCGACCTCGCGGGCGACAACGCGCCCATCATGGCCGACATCGGGTCCTCGTTGGCCGAGCACAACGACGACTTCGTCTCGGTCACCACCTCGAACCCGGTGGACCTCCTGAACCGCCACCTGTACGAGGCGGGCGACCGCGACAGACACAAAGTCGTCGGCTTCGGCGGCCGACTCGACTCCGCGCGGTTCCGCTACGTCCTCAGCCAGCGCTTCGACACGCCGGTGAAGAACGTCGAGGCGACCATCCTCGGCGAACACGGCGACGCGCAGGTGCCCGCGTTCTCGAAGGTGCGCGTCGACGGCACGGACCCCGAGTTCACCGCCGACGAACGCGAAGAGATCCTCTCTGACCTTCAGGAGTCCGCGATGGACGTCATCTCGCGCAAGGGCGCGACGCAGTGGGGCCCGGCGACGGGCGTCGCCCACATGGTCGAGGCCATCCTCCGCGACACCGGCGAGGTGCTGCCGGGGTCGCTCGTCCTCAACGGCGAGTACGGCTACGAGGACACCGCCTTCGGCGTCCCGGTCAGACTCGGCTCGAACGGCATCGAAGAGGTCGTCGAGTGGGACCTCGACGACTACGAGCGGGAACTGATGGACGACGCAGCCGAGAAACTGAGCGACCAGTACGACGAGATTTCGTAGTCGGCGTTGGCGTTGACGTCGACGCGCCTCGGACGCGACGGCGACCACCCGTATCATTTATTGCGCTCACCCGGCGAACGGCGAGCCATGGCTCTCGAATCGGTCCGGACGCGTCGCGTCGGCGTCTTCCTCGCCGTCGCCTTCGGCGTCGCATGGGCCACCGCCGCGGCCATCTACGCCACCGGCGGCCTCGCGGACAGTCCGGTCGTCGTCCCCGGTCTCGGCCTCACGCTCGCGTCCGTCCTCCTGCCGACGGCGTACATGTTCGCGCCGGCCGTCGGCAACGTCGCCGCGCGACTCGCCACCGGCGAGGGTCGGTCGAACCTCCGGGTCCGCCCTCACCTCTCGGGGTCGCTCCGCGTCTACGCCGCCGCGTGGGTCGCACCCGCCCTCCTCACGTTCCTCGGCGCGGCGCTGTACTTCGCGGTTTTCCCCGGCCAGTTCGACCCCACGCTGTCGGCGTATCGGTCGGCGCTGGAGGCCGCCGCGGGCGGCGTGCCCGTCGACCCGTGGACGCTCGTCGGGATTCAGGTCGTCGCCGCGCTGACCATCGCACCGCTCATCAACGCCGTCTTCGCCTTCGGCGAGGAGTTCGGCTGGCGGGCGTACCTGCTGCCGAACCTCCTCCCCCTCGGCGCGACGCGGGCGACGCTCCTCGTCGGCGTCGTCTGGGGGGTCTGGCACTGGCCCATCGTCGCCATGGGGTACAACTACGGCTTCGGCTACGTCGGCGCGCCGTGGACGGGGTTTCTCGCCATGTGCCTGTTCACCGTCGCCACCGGCGTCTTCCTCGCGTGGGCGACGCTCCGGACCGACAGCGTCTGGCCCGCGGCCGTCGGTCACGGTGCGATAAACGCCGTCGCCGGACTCGGGACGCTGTTCGTCCTCGGCTCTCCCCACTCGCTCCTCGGGCCCGCCCCGGTCGGCGCCCTCGCGGCGCTCCCGTGGGTCGCACTCGCGGCGTGGTTGCTCCTCCGGTCGGACGCGTTCGCGTCGTGAACACCGTTTCGGACCCGCACGGCCGCCGCGTGGATGCCCGTCTTCACCGTAGCGCGCGTGCACGCGCCGTCGTTCCGACGACGCCGAAGATACCGACACCGTATGGGGAGAATAACCACGAAGAGACCGTCTCTACTAGCACATATTCACCATCTTCTTCAGTTCGGGCCGCTCCGGAGCGACCGGCCGCACGGGTCGGTAGGACCCGCGTACGCCGAGTGATACCCCCGTTAACCCCTGTTAACCCCCGATTACGGCTTCGGTAGCCCCCGCGTAGTTAGGTCCGAACGGGGGGTCCTGTGCGGTATGAGCGCAGACGTGTACCGATACGACATCGTCGACGGCGTCGCCCTGTTCGACCTCACGGAGTTCCGCGTCGGCGGCGGCGTCCTCCTCGAACGGTTCTTCGAGACGGTCGCGGCCGTCTACTCGCGCCCCGACGTGGACGCCTCGGTGTTCGTCCTCGGCGACGGCGGCGGCATCAGCAAGTGGTTCTTCGAGCGCTTCGACGCCCTCGCCGCCGAGATAGACGAGTTCGGCGTCCGGCGCGTGGCGTTCGTCGGCCCGACGGCCAAGCAGGTGGCGCTCCGCGGGCGCCTCCGCGGGACGAACGCCGTCGTCGAGACGCCCGACACGCCGCAGGACGCCGTGGACTGGGCGCGGGGACTCGAACCCTAACTAAGCTACAACCGCTCTTTGAGCGTCGACGCCGTCTTCTCGCCGACGCCCGGCACGTCCGTCAGGTCCGACACCGTCGCACCGCGGACGTTCTCGACGCTGCCGAACCGCCGCAGGAGCGCGCGCCGCGTCTTCTCGCCGATGCCCGGCACGTCGTCGAGAACCGTCCGCACGTCGTCGCGGAGCGTCTGGTGGTACTGGACGGCGAAGCGGTGCGACTCGTCGCGGACGCGCTGTAAGACGTGCAGGTGCGGCGAGTCGGCGGGCCAGTCGTGCACCCGGTCGGGCGTGATGACCAACTCCCTGTCCTTCGCGAGGGCGACGACGGGCACGTCCCAGCCCACTTCTCGCATCGCATCCGTCGCCGCGCCGAGTTGGCCGTCGCCGCCGTCGATGAGCAGCAGGTCGGGGTCCGGCCTGTCGTCGCGCCCCTCGACGGCGCGCTCGGCCCGCCAGCGGATGAGCGCGCGCATGTTGTCGTAGTCGTCGTTTCGCTCCGGGAGCTTCTTCCGCCGGTAGTCGGCCTTCACGGCGTCGCCGTCGACGAAGCAGACGTCGCTGCCGACGACGGCCTTCCCCTGCGCGTGGCTCACGTCGAACCCCTCGATGCGGGAGATTCCGGGAATCCCCAGCGCGTCCGAGAGCGCGCCGAGTTCGTCGTTCCGGGCCGGGCCGCGCCGGGCGTTCTTCAGCGCGAGTTCGACCAGTTTGGCCTCGCGGCCGGCGCCGGGGACGCGGACGTTCACGCCCTCGACGCGCAACCACTCCAGCACGTCCTCGTCGTCCGGACGTTCGGAGAGGAGGACGGCGTCGGGGAGTTCGCGCTCGGCGTAGTACTGGGGCAGAAAGGCTGAGAGCACGGCCGCCGAGCGCTCGCCTCCCTCGGGGGCGTCGAGGCGGTGCCGCGAGCGGTCGACGAGTTGGCCGCGTTTGCTGTGCAGGCGCGCGACGGTGGCCGCGTCGCCCTCGATGGCGACGCCGAGCACGTCGACGGCGCGCTCGTCGGACTGCGAGGAGACGGCCTCCTCGCCCGCGCCGTGGAACGACTCCACCGCTTCGAGTCTGTCGCGGGCGTTGGCCGCCCGCTCGAAGTTCTCAGCCTGGGCGGCCTCCTCCATCGTTCGGCGGAGCGGGTCCGCGAGGACGCCCGTCTCTCCCTCGAAGAATCGGACGACCGACTCCACGTCCGCGAGGTAGTTCTCCTCGGATATCTCGCCGGTGCAGGGGGCCGTACAGAGCCCCATCTCGTAGTCCAAGCAGGGTCGGTCGCGGTTGGCGTACTTGTGGTCCGAACAGCCGCGGATGCCGTAGTACTCCCGCAGCGCCTTCACCACCGTCTCGACGCGGCCCTTGTCGGTGTACGGCCCGAACACCGTCGCCCCCTCCTCCGGGTCGCGGGTCACGTCGATTCTGGGAACGGGATGGTCCGTCAGTTGGACCAGCGGGTAGGATTTGTCGTCCTTCAGGCGGACGTTGTACCGCGGCTGGTGGCGCTTGATGAGGTTCGCTTCGAGGAGGAGCGCCTGCGTCTCCGTGTCGGTGACGGCGAAGTCGATGCTCGCCGCCCGGTCGACCATCTGCCGGATGCGCTCGCCGCGCGGGTCGGCGTACGACCGCACTCGGGCGCGGATGTCGACGGCCTTGCCGACGTACAGGACGGTGTCGCCGTCGAGGAACTGGTAGACGCCGGGCCCCGTCGGCAGGTCGCTCGCTCGCTCGCGGACGTCGCTCGCATCCATCTACGCGAGGTTACGCCCCGAACGGCTTGAGGCTGACGCGCGGCGAACGGCCCCGGTCGCGGGGCCGCTACCGCCCGTCGTCGCCGTCGCTCGCGGGCACGGCGTCCGAGCGGTTCGCCGGCGACGCCGCCGCCTCGACCTCCCGCGTGTCGGCGTCGAGACGGGCCTCGAAGGCCCCCGCGGCGCGCCTGAGGTCGTATCCTAGGGGGGTCACGTCGTACTCCTCTCCCGCGGTCCGCTCCACCACCCCACCCGACTCCAGTTTCGGAAGGTGGACGTGGCCGAGGGATATCTCGACTTCGGTCTCCCGTTCTCCGGTCGACTCGGCGTCGCCCGCGCCGTCGGAGCGGCGCGCGACGATTCGTCGCGCCAACTCCTCGCAACCGAGCGGTCTCTCCGCGTCGGCCAGCACCGCGAGCGCCCGCCGTCGTCGGTCGGTCGATACCATCTCGTGTAGGTCCCCGATATCTGCCCTCCCCATACCATCCGAACAACCGTCCCGAGGGGAGTTAATACTTACTAGGATTACATTTCGACACGACACGTCGACGAGCGCGGCTCCCGTCACCGACTCGCCCGGACCGCCGCGCTCAGAGGGAATCAGTTCCGGCCGCGGGCGACAGCGTCAAGCGTCCGCTGGTCGAGGCGTCGGACGTGAGCGACTCCGATTCCGACACCGAGTCCCCCGACGATTCCGCCGCCGAGAACGACGACAGCGTCCGCTGTTGGCTCGTCGAACGGACGTACACCGACCGCGGCCTCATCGACCTCGTGTACGCGACGCCCGCGGGCGACCGGGTGCGGCGAAAGCAGATATCGGCGACCATCATGCGCCAACGCGGCACCGAGGCCACCGCGGCGACGACGGTGGCGGCCGCGGACCTCGAACCCGTCGACGACGCCGAGACGCGGGAGCGCTACCGGACCGAGGTCGAACGCGTCCGCGAACGGTACGACCCCGGCGACGAACTCTAAACAGAGTTCGGGGCGAGACCCCCCGGAACGCGCCTCCCAGTCTCAACGCTGATTTTTGCACCAAACGCTTTATCCGGGGAACGGACTACCCTCGCCCATGGCCGCCATCGAACTCGACGGGGTAACGAAACGGTTCGAGGAGGGCGGGAGACTCTCGCGCCTCGTCGACTCCGTTCGGAACGCCGAGCGTTCCGACGACGTTACCGCAGTCAGAAACCTCTCGCTGACGGTCGAGGAGGGCGAAGTGTTCGGTTTCCTCGGTCCCAACGGCGCGGGGAAATCGACGACCATCAACATGCTCCTCGACTTCGTGCGCCCCACCGAGGGCTCGATTCGCGTCCTCGGCTTCGACGCCCGCGACGAGAGCGTCGACGTGCGCGCACGTACCGGTGTCCTCCCCGAAGGCTTCGACGTGTACGACCGCCTCACCGGGCGGCAGCACGTCGAGTTCGCCGCCTCCTCCAAGCGACTCGACGAGAGCGACGCCGACATAGACGCCGTCCTCGAACGCGTCGGTATCGCCGACGCCGCCGACCGGAAGGCCGGCGGCTACTCGAAGGGGATGCGCCAGCGCCTCGCCCTCGCGATGGCGCTCGTCGGCGACCCGGACCTGCTCGTCCTCGACGAACCCTCCTCCGGCCTCGACCCGGCCGGGGCCAAGGAGATGCGCGACATCGTCTCCGAGGAGGCCGAACGCGGGACGACCGTGTTCTTCTCCAGCCACGTCTTAGAGCAGGTCGACGCCGTCTGCGACCGCGTCGGCATCATGCGCGAGGGCGAACTCGTCGCCGTCGACAGCGTCGATAGCCTGCGCGAGAAGTCCGACGCCGACGCCACCCTCCGCGTCGAGGTGTCGGGGGACGTCTCGGCGCTGGACGCCGAGGCGGTCACCGCCCTCGACGGCGTCCGCTCGGTCACCGTCGACGACGCCGCCGACTCCCTCACCGTCTCCTGCGTCGGCGACGCCAAGATGGCCGTCATCGACGAGTTGGAGTCGCAGGGCCTCGACGTGACCGACTTCGAGACGCGCGAGGCGTCGCTTGAGGACCTGTTCCTCTCGTACACCGGCCACAGCGCCGCGGACGCGGACGAAGCGGCCGACGGACAGGAGGCGCGCGCATGACCTGGCAGGCGGTCGCCCGCAAGGAGTTCGACGACTCCATCCGCTCGCGGTGGCTCCACGGGGCGACGCTGTTTTTCGTCCTGTTCGTCGGCGGCGCGTCGTTCCTCATGTTCGGCGTCCTCCTCCCTCCGCAGTTGAACGACGCCTCCAACCTGTTCGGCTTCTTCGCCGACCTCGGCATCTTCAGGCTCTCGTTCCCCGGTCTGCTCGCCCTCGTGCTCGGTTTCGTCGCGCTGTCGACGTCGTACGGGGCGATAACCGAAGAGCGGGAGACGGGAACGATAAAGCTCGCCCTGTCGCTGCCGAACTCGCGGCGCGACCTGATGGCCGGGAAGTTCCTCGGCCGCGGCGCCGTCGTCGCCGCCGCCCTCCTCGTCGGCTTCCTCGCGGCGTTCGTCGTCCTCGTCGCCACGGGGACGACGATGAGCGTCGAGTCGCTGGTGCCCGTCGTCGCGCTGACGGTGCTCCTCGGCTTCGCGTTCGTCTCCGTCGGCCTCGGCATCTCCGCCGTCGCCGACTCGAACCGGGAGGCGACGCTGGCGACGCTGGGACTGTACCTCATCTTCGGCATCCTCTGGAAGCCCATCGCCGAGGGCATCCCGAAGCTCCTCAACTACGCCGCCGAGGAGGCCGGCGTGGGCGCCCTGGAGAACTTCACGCGGGTGAAGATAGGGCTGTTCCTGAAGTACCTCAACCCGCTCCGGACGTACGAGACGCTCGTCGCGCAGGTGTACTACGGCCCCGCGCAGGCCCGCCTCACCGGCGCCACGACGGGCGAGGCGTTCGTCGTCGGCAACCAGTTCGCCCCCGCGCAGGGCGGCGTCCCCGTCTACCTCTCGGGCGGGGTGATGCTCCTCGTCTTCCTCGCGTGGATAGTGGCCCCGGCGGTCGTCGGCTACTACGTCTTCCGCAAACGGGACCTGTAGCGGGTTCGCCGTCCGCCGCGATTTTTCGACCGCGTTCCTCACCGCTCCCCTTCGACCGCCGGGAGGAGCGACAGCGCCCGGTCGACGAGTTCGGGGTCGTACGTCCAGACGCCGCGGAAGGAGCCGTCCGGTCGCTGTTCGGCGACGAGCGCCACCCCCTGTTCGGGGTCCTCTCCGCCGTCGAAGACGAGAAACCAGTAGCGACCCAGTTCCTCGGGGGGGTCGGCGTGCAGGGTCGCGTTCGGTTCGTCGAGCGGTTCCGGTTCGGCCCCCTTCCCGCCGCCGACGTAGACGTGCACGTCCAGCGCCGTCTCGGCGGCCAACGCCCGGTACAGCTCTCGCTGCGGGGCGAACGCCGCCGCCGACTGGAACCCGGTGTGCAGCGTTCCGGTCCCCACCCGCAACGCGCGGTCCTCGAACTCCCGCACGGTCGACAGCAGTTGCCGCTTCGACAGCGACGAGAACACCGTGTCGTCGAGCAGTTCGGTGACGATGGCGCGCGCCTCGGGGTCCTCGGTCACCGCTCCGCGCCGGTTCCGGGTGACCGCGTATTCGCGGAGCGCTTCGACGGGCATCGCTCCCCGGAACCGCCCGCCGTCCCGGACGACGAGAAACGGCTCGGGTCCCCCCGGCGGAATCGGCCGGAACTCGACGTCGAGGTTCCGGGTGTCCAACCGCTCCGCGAGGTCGCCGGCCTCCGGCGCGTAGTGCGTGACGGACTTGCGGCGCCGCTCGGCGGCGTCCAGTATCGCCCGCAGACCATCTTCGTCGCCCGCCATCCGACCTCAGACTCCCCGGCCCGCGACGGCCCGCTCGTACTGGTAGCTGAACTTGATGAGCACTCTGATCGGTTCCGGCGGCGCGGAGAGCCGAACCGCGCCCGTCTCGACGTCGTACTCCACGAGGTCGCTCTCCGCGAGCACCGGCAGGTGGTGGTGGTGGAGGGCGGCCAGCACCCGCCGGTGTTTCTCGGGTCCGGCGGCGTCCTCGCCGTCCTTCAGTTCCCACCCCACGAGGACGTCGGCCACCTCCGCGAGGGCCGTCTCCGGGCGCTCCAGGAGGAACCACAGCACGCGGCGCCGCTGGCGGTGCGAGAGCGCCCGAAACAGCGCGTCGGGCGCGGGGACGCCCGAGAGACGCTCCCAGTCGTAGCCTTCGTACCCCGAGAGAGCCGAATCGTCGTCGATCATGTCTGACTCGAGCTCTTGACCGAATCGTCAGTATGTGGACCGTCAGCACGCTTCAAACCACCGAAACCCGTCGTCTGGGGAGACATTCGAGGGAGTCGACCGGCTACGGCGGGTAGTCGATTCCGCGCTCTTCGAGGAGCGACGCGAACGCCGCCTCGTCCAGTTCCTCCACGTCGTTCTCGGCGGCGTCGTCGCGTTTTGACTGGCCCGGACTCTCGCCGACGACGAGGTAGTCGGTGTTCCCCGAGACGCTTCCGGTGGCGCTGGCGCCGTGCGCCTCCACGAGGTCCTGCGCCGCCCCGCGCGTGACCGACAGCGACCCGGTGAAGACGAACGTGAGTCCGTCCAGTTCGTCGTCGCCCTCGTCGGCCGTCTCCTCCGTTTCGGGTTCGACCCCGAGCGACCGCAACTCCGCGACGGCCTCGCGGTTGGTCTCGGTGTCGAAGAACTCGCGTATCCGCTCGGCGACGGTCGGTCCCACGTCGTCGACCTCCTCCAACTCCTCTTCGGAGGCGTCCATCACGGCGTCGAGACTGCCGAACGCGCGGGCGAGGTTCCGCGCCGTCGACCCGCCGACCTCGGGCACGCCGAGGCCGACGAGGAACGCCGACAGCGACGGCGACTTCGTCGCTTCTATCTCGCGGACGAGGTTGTCCGCGCTGGTCTCGCCCCATCCCTCTAACTCGGCCAACTCCTCGCGTTCGAGTCG
This is a stretch of genomic DNA from Halogeometricum sp. S3BR5-2. It encodes these proteins:
- a CDS encoding ABC transporter permease, with translation MTWQAVARKEFDDSIRSRWLHGATLFFVLFVGGASFLMFGVLLPPQLNDASNLFGFFADLGIFRLSFPGLLALVLGFVALSTSYGAITEERETGTIKLALSLPNSRRDLMAGKFLGRGAVVAAALLVGFLAAFVVLVATGTTMSVESLVPVVALTVLLGFAFVSVGLGISAVADSNREATLATLGLYLIFGILWKPIAEGIPKLLNYAAEEAGVGALENFTRVKIGLFLKYLNPLRTYETLVAQVYYGPAQARLTGATTGEAFVVGNQFAPAQGGVPVYLSGGVMLLVFLAWIVAPAVVGYYVFRKRDL
- a CDS encoding DICT sensory domain-containing protein, whose product is MAGDEDGLRAILDAAERRRKSVTHYAPEAGDLAERLDTRNLDVEFRPIPPGGPEPFLVVRDGGRFRGAMPVEALREYAVTRNRRGAVTEDPEARAIVTELLDDTVFSSLSKRQLLSTVREFEDRALRVGTGTLHTGFQSAAAFAPQRELYRALAAETALDVHVYVGGGKGAEPEPLDEPNATLHADPPEELGRYWFLVFDGGEDPEQGVALVAEQRPDGSFRGVWTYDPELVDRALSLLPAVEGER
- a CDS encoding DUF7344 domain-containing protein, whose product is MIDDDSALSGYEGYDWERLSGVPAPDALFRALSHRQRRRVLWFLLERPETALAEVADVLVGWELKDGEDAAGPEKHRRVLAALHHHHLPVLAESDLVEYDVETGAVRLSAPPEPIRVLIKFSYQYERAVAGRGV